A region of Arabidopsis thaliana chromosome 5, partial sequence DNA encodes the following proteins:
- the CIP4 gene encoding COP1-interacting protein 4 (COP1-interacting protein 4 (CIP4); FUNCTIONS IN: transcription cofactor activity; INVOLVED IN: regulation of photomorphogenesis; LOCATED IN: nucleus; EXPRESSED IN: cultured cell; BEST Arabidopsis thaliana protein match is: COP1-interacting protein 4.1 (TAIR:AT4G00930.1); Has 30201 Blast hits to 17322 proteins in 780 species: Archae - 12; Bacteria - 1396; Metazoa - 17338; Fungi - 3422; Plants - 5037; Viruses - 0; Other Eukaryotes - 2996 (source: NCBI BLink).), with the protein MANRETNSSPEIRCVFVETNLDTRLILHVHKDEIISDFKDRLLKEHKQVFPEIGEIQISALKVKRRRKFYHFSDSLHVCKAFDGISRNWFMYIDAIRVDKGKMYAIMAADQNLELVEKKEEIANGLVLVDDMNNKDLTSGEGLETEVVEEKTRKRRIISPGGNTSPKKSKVDLSPSAVAATTELCGKVKGEVVSQSCAVSPREKLDDVVTRADIESGEKSGLSMGEKQQTSVTERLLEEKNLTVNSELVDGHTGGVVKEVPDNQTIKEALEKVDDLTGTIEQDLEKGGKTADIVMIDQEKDLPPASKLVDGQITSQVDERGEGRRLAPSAVDNLQTAEVVTNVDNQLEASSSLTTGPATEKKRKRMKSSKDHIKQNGNEMADILVDKVGSGEATLIGADEIQAASNLQVAGMASTPHAFVQESKTLDHIGKVTDTEHKVPQERVEIDADQAKSVKSTKKKSSRKAKTPAKEDTLVDFGAQNVEPIKVVDGEGHVNDIRNVLDSLQQRTEVEENMEKSGKKSSKRSKKKDSLNIVEEAQVVDSLQQKKEAEENLEKSGKKSSKKTKKKDSLNIVEEAQVLSVEVNNVAQEEASPINNPKDTDASFTPAKKTTESNASPLKKISEVTDNTEDLNRSMQVLKENADMGDNFGSSQKDDIVGGTNKEDQVTGGAKSKKEKKSLDLHPGGSIDGSMKVKETKGRVQPSSSGTSQLQSRAKNDRNGSKVDLSDASMKGTVNNKKEAVKKSSNSVTVNNSKVNVNNKKEVVKKISNSVTANKITTNFFKDAEEDESKTTSSDSSNAPSDSSSDNDSDVTSSMYMKQGNNLVGGTNRLSGSLQDILRSSKSYKAAKLTASLSQSVAFDDESLGINVVPDSQAAI; encoded by the exons ATGGCTAATCGCGAAACAAATTCCTCACCGGAGATTCGATGCGTCTTTGTAGAAACCAACCTCGACACTCGTCTCATTTTACATGTGCATAAAGATGAAATCATCTCCGATTTCAAAG ACAGATTACTCAAGGAGCATAAACAAGTTTTCCCAGAAATTGGAGAAATTCAAATCTCTGCCTTGAAG gTTAAAAGACGAAGAAAGTTTTATCATTTCTCAGATTCTTTGCATGTGTGTAAGGCTTTTGATGGCATTAGTAGAAACTGGTTTATGTATATTGATGCCATTAGAGTTGACAAGGGTAAGATGTATGCTATAATGGCTGCTGATCAAAACCTTGAGTTGGttgagaagaaggaagagattgCAAATGGTTTAGTACTTGTAGATGATATGAATAATAAGGATTTGACTAGTGGAGAAGGTTTGGAAACCGAAGTAGTTGAGGAGAAGACAAGGAAGAGGAGAATTATAAGTCCGGGTGGGAATACAAGTCCAAAGAAATCTAAGGTTGATCTCAGTCCATCTGCTGTTGCTGCTACTACCGAGTTATGTGGAAAAGTAAAGGGTGAAGTTGTCTCTCAATCTTGTGCAGTTTCACCAAGAGAAAAGCTAGATGATGTTGTTACGAGAGCAG ATATTGAAAGCGGCGAGAAAAGCGGCCTTAGTATGGGAGAGAAGCAGCAAACTTCTGTTACGGAAAGGCTACTGGAAGAGAAAAATCTCACTGTTAATTCAGAGCTTGTAGATGGGCATACCGGTGGTGTGGTGAAGGAAGTACCAGACAATCAAACTATTAAAGAAGCTCTAGAAAAAGTAGATGATCTTACGGGAACAATAGAACAAg ATCTTGAAAAGGGAGGAAAAACTGCTGATATAGTCATGATTGACCAAGAGAAGGATCTTCCACCTGCTTCAAAACTTGTAGATGGGCAGATTACGTCACAAGTTGATGAGAGAGGTGAGGGAAGAAGATTGGCTCCAAGTGCTGTCGATAATCTTCAAACTGCTGAAGTGGTGACTAACGTGGATAACCAGTTGGAAGCTAGCAGTAGTTTGACAACTGGTCCAGctacagagaagaagagaaagcgaATGAAGAGCTCAAAAGATCACATCAAACAAAATG gaAATGAGATGGCTGACATATTGGTTGACAAGGTGGGAAGTGGAGAGGCCACACTTATCGGTGCAGACGAAATACAAGCTGCGAGTAATCTACAAGTTGCTGGTATGGCGAGCACCCCACATGCCTTTGTCCAGGAATCGAAAACGCTGGACCACATAGGTAAAGTTACGGATACTGAACATAAAGTTCCTCAGGAAAGAGTTGAAATAGATGCTGATCAGGCTAAATCTGTGAAGTCTACTAAGAAGAAAAGTTCAAGAAAAGCCAAGACCCCAGCTAAAGAAGATACTCTGGTAGATTTTGGTGCACAGAATGTTGAACCTATCAAAGTTGTAGATGGAGAAGGACATGTTAATGATATCAGAAATGTATTAGATTCTTTGCAGCAAAGGACCGAAGTTGAGGAGAATATGGAGAAAAGTGGGAAGAAATCAAGcaagagatcgaagaagaaagactctTTGAACATTGTGGAGGAGGCCCAAGTAGTAGATTCTTTgcagcaaaagaaagaagctgagGAAAATCTGGAAAAAAGTGGGAAGAAGTcaagcaagaaaacaaagaagaaagactcTTTGAACATTGTGGAGGAAGCCCAAGTTTTGTCAGTTGAGGTAAACAATGTTGCTCAGGAGGAGGCTTCTCCCATCAACAACCCAAAAGACACAGATGCATCATTCACGCCAGCTAAGAAAACTACTGAGAGCAATGCTTCGCCTTTGAAAAAGATTAGTGAGGTCACCGATAATACTGAGGATCTTAACCGTTCCATGCAAGTACTGAAAGAGAACGCTGATATGGGAGACAATTTTGGTTCTAGCCAAAAGGACGATATTGTTGGTGGTACTAACAAGGAAGACCAAGTGACTGGTGGAGCTAAATctaaaaaggagaagaaaagcctTGATTTGCATCCTGGTGGTTCCATTGATGGCTCAATGAAagtgaaagagacaaaaggtAGAGTTCAACCATCTAGTTCAGGTACTAGTCAATTGCAGTCAAGGGCTAAGAATGATCGCAATGGATCAAAGGTTGATCTTTCTGATGCATCCATGAAAGGCACAGTAAACAACAAGAAGGAAGCCGTGAAGAAAAGCTCTAATTCGGTTACAGTGAACAATAGTAAGGTGAATGTCAACAACAAGAAGGAAGTTGTGAAGAAAATCTCTAACTCAGTCACGGCGAACAAGATCACAACGAATTTCTTCAAGGATGCTGAGGAGGATGAATCTAAGACGACTTCGAGTGACTCCTCTAATGCACCATCAGATAGTTCATCAGACAATGATAGTGATGTGACTTCTTCTATGTATATGAAGCAAG GAAATAATCTCGTTGGAGGAACAAATAG GTTATCAGGGAGCCTGCAAGATATCCTAAGAAGCTCAAAAAGTTACAAGGCGGCGAAACTGACAGCTTCTCTATCACAATCGGTTGCATTCGATGATGAGAGCCTTGGGATAAATGTTGTCCCAGATAGCCAAGCCGCCATCTAA
- the CIP4 gene encoding COP1-interacting protein 4, translated as MANRETNSSPEIRCVFVETNLDTRLILHVHKDEIISDFKDRLLKEHKQVFPEIGEIQISALKVKRRRKFYHFSDSLHVCKAFDGISRNWFMYIDAIRVDKGKMYAIMAADQNLELVEKKEEIANGLVLVDDMNNKDLTSGEGLETEVVEEKTRKRRIISPGGNTSPKKSKVDLSPSAVAATTELCGKVKGEVVSQSCAVSPREKLDDVVTRADIESGEKSGLSMGEKQQTSVTERLLEEKNLTVNSELVDGHTGGVVKEVPDNQTIKEALEKVDDLTGTIEQDLEKGGKTADIVMIDQEKDLPPASKLVDGQITSQVDERGEGRRLAPSAVDNLQTAEVVTNVDNQLEASSSLTTGPATEKKRKRMKSSKDHIKQNGNEMADILVDKVGSGEATLIGADEIQAASNLQVAGMASTPHAFVQESKTLDHIGKVTDTEHKVPQERVEIDADQAKSVKSTKKKSSRKAKTPAKEDTLVDFGAQNVEPIKVVDGEGHVNDIRNVLDSLQQRTEVEENMEKSGKKSSKRSKKKDSLNIVEEAQVVDSLQQKKEAEENLEKSGKKSSKKTKKKDSLNIVEEAQVLSVEVNNVAQEEASPINNPKDTDASFTPAKKTTESNASPLKKISEVTDNTEDLNRSMQVLKENADMGDNFGSSQKDDIVGGTNKEDQVTGGAKSKKEKKSLDLHPGGSIDGSMKVKETKGRVQPSSSGTSQLQSRAKNDRNGSKVDLSDASMKGTVNNKKEAVKKSSNSVTVNNSKVNVNNKKEVVKKISNSVTANKITTNFFKDAEEDESKTTSSDSSNAPSDSSSDNDSDVTSSMYMKQGNNLVGGTNR; from the exons ATGGCTAATCGCGAAACAAATTCCTCACCGGAGATTCGATGCGTCTTTGTAGAAACCAACCTCGACACTCGTCTCATTTTACATGTGCATAAAGATGAAATCATCTCCGATTTCAAAG ACAGATTACTCAAGGAGCATAAACAAGTTTTCCCAGAAATTGGAGAAATTCAAATCTCTGCCTTGAAG gTTAAAAGACGAAGAAAGTTTTATCATTTCTCAGATTCTTTGCATGTGTGTAAGGCTTTTGATGGCATTAGTAGAAACTGGTTTATGTATATTGATGCCATTAGAGTTGACAAGGGTAAGATGTATGCTATAATGGCTGCTGATCAAAACCTTGAGTTGGttgagaagaaggaagagattgCAAATGGTTTAGTACTTGTAGATGATATGAATAATAAGGATTTGACTAGTGGAGAAGGTTTGGAAACCGAAGTAGTTGAGGAGAAGACAAGGAAGAGGAGAATTATAAGTCCGGGTGGGAATACAAGTCCAAAGAAATCTAAGGTTGATCTCAGTCCATCTGCTGTTGCTGCTACTACCGAGTTATGTGGAAAAGTAAAGGGTGAAGTTGTCTCTCAATCTTGTGCAGTTTCACCAAGAGAAAAGCTAGATGATGTTGTTACGAGAGCAG ATATTGAAAGCGGCGAGAAAAGCGGCCTTAGTATGGGAGAGAAGCAGCAAACTTCTGTTACGGAAAGGCTACTGGAAGAGAAAAATCTCACTGTTAATTCAGAGCTTGTAGATGGGCATACCGGTGGTGTGGTGAAGGAAGTACCAGACAATCAAACTATTAAAGAAGCTCTAGAAAAAGTAGATGATCTTACGGGAACAATAGAACAAg ATCTTGAAAAGGGAGGAAAAACTGCTGATATAGTCATGATTGACCAAGAGAAGGATCTTCCACCTGCTTCAAAACTTGTAGATGGGCAGATTACGTCACAAGTTGATGAGAGAGGTGAGGGAAGAAGATTGGCTCCAAGTGCTGTCGATAATCTTCAAACTGCTGAAGTGGTGACTAACGTGGATAACCAGTTGGAAGCTAGCAGTAGTTTGACAACTGGTCCAGctacagagaagaagagaaagcgaATGAAGAGCTCAAAAGATCACATCAAACAAAATG gaAATGAGATGGCTGACATATTGGTTGACAAGGTGGGAAGTGGAGAGGCCACACTTATCGGTGCAGACGAAATACAAGCTGCGAGTAATCTACAAGTTGCTGGTATGGCGAGCACCCCACATGCCTTTGTCCAGGAATCGAAAACGCTGGACCACATAGGTAAAGTTACGGATACTGAACATAAAGTTCCTCAGGAAAGAGTTGAAATAGATGCTGATCAGGCTAAATCTGTGAAGTCTACTAAGAAGAAAAGTTCAAGAAAAGCCAAGACCCCAGCTAAAGAAGATACTCTGGTAGATTTTGGTGCACAGAATGTTGAACCTATCAAAGTTGTAGATGGAGAAGGACATGTTAATGATATCAGAAATGTATTAGATTCTTTGCAGCAAAGGACCGAAGTTGAGGAGAATATGGAGAAAAGTGGGAAGAAATCAAGcaagagatcgaagaagaaagactctTTGAACATTGTGGAGGAGGCCCAAGTAGTAGATTCTTTgcagcaaaagaaagaagctgagGAAAATCTGGAAAAAAGTGGGAAGAAGTcaagcaagaaaacaaagaagaaagactcTTTGAACATTGTGGAGGAAGCCCAAGTTTTGTCAGTTGAGGTAAACAATGTTGCTCAGGAGGAGGCTTCTCCCATCAACAACCCAAAAGACACAGATGCATCATTCACGCCAGCTAAGAAAACTACTGAGAGCAATGCTTCGCCTTTGAAAAAGATTAGTGAGGTCACCGATAATACTGAGGATCTTAACCGTTCCATGCAAGTACTGAAAGAGAACGCTGATATGGGAGACAATTTTGGTTCTAGCCAAAAGGACGATATTGTTGGTGGTACTAACAAGGAAGACCAAGTGACTGGTGGAGCTAAATctaaaaaggagaagaaaagcctTGATTTGCATCCTGGTGGTTCCATTGATGGCTCAATGAAagtgaaagagacaaaaggtAGAGTTCAACCATCTAGTTCAGGTACTAGTCAATTGCAGTCAAGGGCTAAGAATGATCGCAATGGATCAAAGGTTGATCTTTCTGATGCATCCATGAAAGGCACAGTAAACAACAAGAAGGAAGCCGTGAAGAAAAGCTCTAATTCGGTTACAGTGAACAATAGTAAGGTGAATGTCAACAACAAGAAGGAAGTTGTGAAGAAAATCTCTAACTCAGTCACGGCGAACAAGATCACAACGAATTTCTTCAAGGATGCTGAGGAGGATGAATCTAAGACGACTTCGAGTGACTCCTCTAATGCACCATCAGATAGTTCATCAGACAATGATAGTGATGTGACTTCTTCTATGTATATGAAGCAAG GAAATAATCTCGTTGGAGGAACAAATAGGTAA
- the CIP4 gene encoding COP1-interacting protein 4 → MANRETNSSPEIRCVFVETNLDTRLILHVHKDEIISDFKDRLLKEHKQVFPEIGEIQISALKVKRRRKFYHFSDSLHVCKAFDGISRNWFMYIDAIRVDKGKMYAIMAADQNLELVEKKEEIANGLVLVDDMNNKDLTSGEGLETEVVEEKTRKRRIISPGGNTSPKKSKVDLSPSAVAATTELCGKVKGEVVSQSCAVSPREKLDDVVTRADIESGEKSGLSMGEKQQTSVTERLLEEKNLTVNSELVDGHTGGVVKEVPDNQTIKEALEKVDDLTGTIEQDLEKGGKTADIVMIDQEKDLPPASKLVDGQITSQVDERGEGRRLAPSAVDNLQTAEVVTNVDNQLEASSSLTTGPATEKKRKRMKSSKDHIKQNGNEMADILVDKVGSGEATLIGADEIQAASNLQVAGMASTPHAFVQESKTLDHIGKVTDTEHKVPQERVEIDADQAKSVKSTKKKSSRKAKTPAKEDTLVDFGAQNVEPIKVVDGEGHVNDIRNVLDSLQQRTEVEENMEKSGKKSSKRSKKKDSLNIVEEAQVVDSLQQKKEAEENLEKSGKKSSKKTKKKDSLNIVEEAQVLSVEVNNVAQEEASPINNPKDTDASFTPAKKTTESNASPLKKISEVTDNTEDLNRSMQVLKENADMGDNFGSSQKDDIVGGTNKEDQVTGGAKSKKEKKSLDLHPGGSIDGSMKVKETKGRVQPSSSGTSQLQSRAKNDRNGSKVDLSDASMKGTVNNKKEAVKKSSNSVTVNNSKVNVNNKKEVVKKISNSVTANKITTNFFKDAEEDESKTTSSDSSNAPSDSSSDNDSDVTSSMYMKQGILSI, encoded by the exons ATGGCTAATCGCGAAACAAATTCCTCACCGGAGATTCGATGCGTCTTTGTAGAAACCAACCTCGACACTCGTCTCATTTTACATGTGCATAAAGATGAAATCATCTCCGATTTCAAAG ACAGATTACTCAAGGAGCATAAACAAGTTTTCCCAGAAATTGGAGAAATTCAAATCTCTGCCTTGAAG gTTAAAAGACGAAGAAAGTTTTATCATTTCTCAGATTCTTTGCATGTGTGTAAGGCTTTTGATGGCATTAGTAGAAACTGGTTTATGTATATTGATGCCATTAGAGTTGACAAGGGTAAGATGTATGCTATAATGGCTGCTGATCAAAACCTTGAGTTGGttgagaagaaggaagagattgCAAATGGTTTAGTACTTGTAGATGATATGAATAATAAGGATTTGACTAGTGGAGAAGGTTTGGAAACCGAAGTAGTTGAGGAGAAGACAAGGAAGAGGAGAATTATAAGTCCGGGTGGGAATACAAGTCCAAAGAAATCTAAGGTTGATCTCAGTCCATCTGCTGTTGCTGCTACTACCGAGTTATGTGGAAAAGTAAAGGGTGAAGTTGTCTCTCAATCTTGTGCAGTTTCACCAAGAGAAAAGCTAGATGATGTTGTTACGAGAGCAG ATATTGAAAGCGGCGAGAAAAGCGGCCTTAGTATGGGAGAGAAGCAGCAAACTTCTGTTACGGAAAGGCTACTGGAAGAGAAAAATCTCACTGTTAATTCAGAGCTTGTAGATGGGCATACCGGTGGTGTGGTGAAGGAAGTACCAGACAATCAAACTATTAAAGAAGCTCTAGAAAAAGTAGATGATCTTACGGGAACAATAGAACAAg ATCTTGAAAAGGGAGGAAAAACTGCTGATATAGTCATGATTGACCAAGAGAAGGATCTTCCACCTGCTTCAAAACTTGTAGATGGGCAGATTACGTCACAAGTTGATGAGAGAGGTGAGGGAAGAAGATTGGCTCCAAGTGCTGTCGATAATCTTCAAACTGCTGAAGTGGTGACTAACGTGGATAACCAGTTGGAAGCTAGCAGTAGTTTGACAACTGGTCCAGctacagagaagaagagaaagcgaATGAAGAGCTCAAAAGATCACATCAAACAAAATG gaAATGAGATGGCTGACATATTGGTTGACAAGGTGGGAAGTGGAGAGGCCACACTTATCGGTGCAGACGAAATACAAGCTGCGAGTAATCTACAAGTTGCTGGTATGGCGAGCACCCCACATGCCTTTGTCCAGGAATCGAAAACGCTGGACCACATAGGTAAAGTTACGGATACTGAACATAAAGTTCCTCAGGAAAGAGTTGAAATAGATGCTGATCAGGCTAAATCTGTGAAGTCTACTAAGAAGAAAAGTTCAAGAAAAGCCAAGACCCCAGCTAAAGAAGATACTCTGGTAGATTTTGGTGCACAGAATGTTGAACCTATCAAAGTTGTAGATGGAGAAGGACATGTTAATGATATCAGAAATGTATTAGATTCTTTGCAGCAAAGGACCGAAGTTGAGGAGAATATGGAGAAAAGTGGGAAGAAATCAAGcaagagatcgaagaagaaagactctTTGAACATTGTGGAGGAGGCCCAAGTAGTAGATTCTTTgcagcaaaagaaagaagctgagGAAAATCTGGAAAAAAGTGGGAAGAAGTcaagcaagaaaacaaagaagaaagactcTTTGAACATTGTGGAGGAAGCCCAAGTTTTGTCAGTTGAGGTAAACAATGTTGCTCAGGAGGAGGCTTCTCCCATCAACAACCCAAAAGACACAGATGCATCATTCACGCCAGCTAAGAAAACTACTGAGAGCAATGCTTCGCCTTTGAAAAAGATTAGTGAGGTCACCGATAATACTGAGGATCTTAACCGTTCCATGCAAGTACTGAAAGAGAACGCTGATATGGGAGACAATTTTGGTTCTAGCCAAAAGGACGATATTGTTGGTGGTACTAACAAGGAAGACCAAGTGACTGGTGGAGCTAAATctaaaaaggagaagaaaagcctTGATTTGCATCCTGGTGGTTCCATTGATGGCTCAATGAAagtgaaagagacaaaaggtAGAGTTCAACCATCTAGTTCAGGTACTAGTCAATTGCAGTCAAGGGCTAAGAATGATCGCAATGGATCAAAGGTTGATCTTTCTGATGCATCCATGAAAGGCACAGTAAACAACAAGAAGGAAGCCGTGAAGAAAAGCTCTAATTCGGTTACAGTGAACAATAGTAAGGTGAATGTCAACAACAAGAAGGAAGTTGTGAAGAAAATCTCTAACTCAGTCACGGCGAACAAGATCACAACGAATTTCTTCAAGGATGCTGAGGAGGATGAATCTAAGACGACTTCGAGTGACTCCTCTAATGCACCATCAGATAGTTCATCAGACAATGATAGTGATGTGACTTCTTCTATGTATATGAAGCAAGGTATTTTATCGATCTGA